Genomic DNA from Chrysiogenia bacterium:
CCGCCGCGGCCATGGCGATGAGCCCAATGGTGAACCACATGATCTGGCTCTTGTGGGGGCTGCCGTTCAGGCCGCCCTGGGAGGCGCTGTAGAGGTTGAACAGCGAGATCACCATGAGCGCCAGCACCGGGGTGAGCACCAGCGGATCGACGGCTTCTTTCCAGCGAGAGCGGCTCATGGCTGGACCTCCTCGCTCGTGGCGGCATAGCGCAGCTCGGGATGGGCCGCGTCCGGCGCGGGCAGCAGCCCCGCCGTGGCACGCTGCTCGCGCAATTCCTTGTAGCGGGCGATGATCTTCTGCGCGACGGGCGCGGCATTGCGGCCGCCGCCGCCGCCATGCTCGATGATCACGGCCAGCGCAATGTAGGGGTCTTCCGCCGGGGCGTAGGCGACAAAGAGCGCGTGGTCGCGCAGTTCCTTGGGAATGTCTTCGTCATTCTCGTAGTGTTCAACCGAAGAGAGCCGCACCACCTGGGCCGTTCCCGTCTTACCGGCAACAGTGATTCCCGGTACCTTCGCACGGTGGGCAGTCCCCTGGGGATCGTTCACCACGGCGACCAGGCCTTCGTGCACCGCCTCGATGTGCTCGGGCGCAAAGGGAAGCGGCGGCGGGATGGGCGGGCTGAAGTCGTGAATCACCTCGCCGTCCACGCTCTGGGCGCGCGCGATGAAGTAGGGCTGCACCAGCGTTCCGCCGTTGGCAATGGCCGAGATGCCGCGCACAAGCTGAATCGGGGTTACGAGATCGAAGCCCTGCCCGATGGCGCACGGCAGGGTCTCGCCGGCCTGCCAGGGTTCGCCCTTCACGCGCTCTTTCCATTCCTCGGTGGGCACGAGGCCCGATTTTTCTTCGTCCAGCCCGATGCCCGTCTTGCTTCCGAATCCAAAGAGCCTGGCGTAGTGCGCAATGCGGTCGATCCCCAGACGCTGGCCGAGCTGGTAGAAATAGATATCGCAGCTCTGGCGAAGCCCGTGCAGCAGGTCCACCTTGCCGTGACCGCCGCGGCGCCAGCAGTGGAACCACCGGCGCCCCACCCGCATCCGGCCGTGACAGACCGGGGCGAAGTCATCCGATCCGACGATGCCTTCTTCGAGCCCCGCCATCGCAACAAAGGGTTTCCACGTCGAGCCCGGCGGGTACTGGCCCTGAATTACTTTCGAATAGAGCGGGCGACCCGGCGCGTTGAGCAGGGCATTGTATTCCTTCTGCGAGATCCCGCGGGCGAATTCGCTCGGATCGAAGGTCGGGTGCGAGACGAGCGCCAGCACCTCTCCGGTCTGCGGATTCATCGCCGCAATGGCGCCGTGTTCTCCGCCGAGGGTTTCCTCGGCTGCAAGCTGCAGGTCCCAGTCGAGGGTAAGCACGATGTTGTTTCCGGGCACCGGCGCTTCGTTGTCGGCCTCGAATCCCAGTTCCTTGAGCACCGCCTCGTCCACTTCGCCGCCGAAGGCGTTGACGATGAGCTCGCGGTAACCGTCGCGCCCGCGCAGCCAGGACTCGGTCATTGCCTCGATGCCCTGCTGGCCGACCAGATTTCCCTGCCGGTAGCCATGGTCGGGATATTCTTCCTTCAGGCGCTTGAGTTCATCGGCGTTGACCTCGTGGATGTAGCCCAGAAAGTGTGCGCCCACGCCGCCGTATTTGTACTCGCGTACCGGCTCGGTGCGAACGAACACACCATTGGCACGCAGGTTGATCTCCTCGATTTTCGATATCTCGTCCCAGGTCGCATCGTCGCGCACCAGCACCGGACGAAAGCGCAGGCGCCCGCCGCCCTCGCGAACGGTCTTCCAGATTTCCTCGGGGCTGACTTCGAGAATCTGTGCGAGGCGCTCGATGGTCGCCTCGGCGCGCGCCTGCTTCTCCGTGTCACGGCGCGAGGCCAGGAA
This window encodes:
- the mrdA gene encoding penicillin-binding protein 2 — translated: FLASRRDTEKQARAEATIERLAQILEVSPEEIWKTVREGGGRLRFRPVLVRDDATWDEISKIEEINLRANGVFVRTEPVREYKYGGVGAHFLGYIHEVNADELKRLKEEYPDHGYRQGNLVGQQGIEAMTESWLRGRDGYRELIVNAFGGEVDEAVLKELGFEADNEAPVPGNNIVLTLDWDLQLAAEETLGGEHGAIAAMNPQTGEVLALVSHPTFDPSEFARGISQKEYNALLNAPGRPLYSKVIQGQYPPGSTWKPFVAMAGLEEGIVGSDDFAPVCHGRMRVGRRWFHCWRRGGHGKVDLLHGLRQSCDIYFYQLGQRLGIDRIAHYARLFGFGSKTGIGLDEEKSGLVPTEEWKERVKGEPWQAGETLPCAIGQGFDLVTPIQLVRGISAIANGGTLVQPYFIARAQSVDGEVIHDFSPPIPPPLPFAPEHIEAVHEGLVAVVNDPQGTAHRAKVPGITVAGKTGTAQVVRLSSVEHYENDEDIPKELRDHALFVAYAPAEDPYIALAVIIEHGGGGGRNAAPVAQKIIARYKELREQRATAGLLPAPDAAHPELRYAATSEEVQP